The following DNA comes from Desulfomonile tiedjei.
GCGGCTGATCGGGAAATGACCTCCGTTGGTAATATCATTCCGTCGCATTGCCCAGAACGAGCCGCTCGCGGCATGTGGCTGGCCATTTCGGCATTACTTGAATAGCTCTGAGGCCACCATTTGTGCGGCTGCCACCAGAAAGGCGTCCCTCCCCTGCCCTGCAAGCAATGACAGACCAACGGGAACGCCAGAGGCATCGGCCACGGGAAGCGTGACCTGGGGCAGCCGTCCGATTCCTGCAATGGCTGTCATAGACAGGGTCCTGGGGAAGTATCTGTCTGTGGTGCGGTCGATTCCCAGAGAGCCCTTATTTGGAGCGAGGGTCGGTGTGGTTGGCATGCACAACAGATCGTTGGGCCCGAGAAACTCTTTAAGGAGCGAAAAACAGATCTCCCGGCTGCGCAGGGCCTTCACGATGGTCTGCCGATCCATGTTTTTGACAAGCTCAAAGTTCACTCGGGTCCGCGCGCCGAATTCGGGTTTGGCGTCTTGCACCCAGCCCCCCAGACAACTCCAGATTTCCGCCCACTGAATGTGACAATAAGTGTGATACCAACCTCTTAACCCCGTCTCGGACGCTTCCTCACCAATTTCTTGGAGAGAAGTTTTCCTTACTTTTCCCGGAAACAAGGCCTTTATCATTTCTACCGGCCTCGCAACAGCGTCTTTGACCTCGGGATCGCAGGCGGCAAAGGCTTCTTCGAGCAAATGCACGGCGCCTACTTCAACACCGGGGGGGATGTCGCATGCCAACAGCACAGACGCGGCTTTTGCCAGCACCTCGCAATTGCAGGCCAAGACACCCACAGTATCAAAGGTAGGAGCGAGAGGATTGACCCCTGCTACTGAAATCCTGCCGTGGCTGGGGCGCATTCCGAAAATCCCGCAATTGCTTGCGGGGACCCTTATTGATCCGCCTGTATCCGTTCCAAGTGCAAAATCGGCCATTCCGCATGCCACAGCAGATGCAGATCCGCTGGATGATCCGCCTGGAACGCGGTTCGGCGCTTTGGGATTCAATGGCGTGCCATAGAAGGAGTTCTCCCCGTCCAGCCCGAAGGCCAGTTCGTCCGTGATGGTCTTCCCAATACATGTGGCGCCGGCAAAGAGAAGCTGATCGACGCATACAGCGTTGGTAGCCGCTACTGGATGGGTGTCGCGCCAGGTGGGGTTGCCGCAGGAAGTCTTGTATCCCTCTAGGTCGATAAGGTCTTTAGCGGCAAATCTAAGGTCGGTCAAAATCCCCGAGCCCTTCGGTTCTACCGTTACTGTCTCAACGAAGGCACCGGACGGTTCCAGGTCGGGACGCTTCAACGCTTCGGTCATATCGAATTCCTTCCCCTGAGGTAATCAAGCTGAGAGCCGCTTGCACAATACAAGCATCGCTATGCGGTTCAAAGCTTGCTTGAGTGGTGAGACGCCAAAGGCTAAGAGGGCCTTACCGTGACGGATATATTAAGAAATCTGGCCGTGTATTCGAACTTTTTTTGACAGTGTGTAAAAAAAATCGACAGGGACTTTTGGAGGAGGGACCCGGCTTTTTGGCTCCCGGACCGCCGAGAAAACATCCTCCTGTCGCGGTACGCTAATTGCAACTTTGACTTTTACCGCACCCTAGTCCCGCGAACCAGGGGAGTAAACATCAGAGGGGAGCAACTCAAGGTGGACCGATTTGACAAGTGCTGGCAAATCAAGAAGTGCGAAGGCAGAGACGGGTGCAAGGTATTCCCTCATTTTGGGCGTTCGTGCTGGCTGATAAAGGCAAAGTTGCACTCGATTTTTTACGACGAGACAGATGCCTGCTGCGGCCAAGACTGCGAGTCGTGTGAAGTGTACCAATGGCACCTGTCTTTCCTGAAAATCCGAGGGCAACAATTCACCCAATTGTCCAAATAGCCGTCAAACTCAGCCTGCACAGAAGCGTAAGGCGACTACGCCTGAAATAAATCTCCTCGTGTGCCGGCGCGCGAACTCTGTGGCCGAATATTCACTCAGGTTCCCAGTTAATCGGTACCTTGATCGAGCTTGAGGCCCAAAATGGTAACTCCGGCCGACGCCAAGGAACTCTTGGCTTCTCTCATCCGCCGAGGCGAGACCCTGGACTCTCACGACATGACAGTCCTGTACGGGTGGATATATTCTTCCTATATCGCACTGGAGCCTTTTCCGTGGGAACATCGAAAGTTTTGTGAACGCTGCCTGGACTCATTCGATCCCCCCGGCAAGAGGTTTGCATCAGGACTATTAGTGCTGAGAGAAGCCCTCGAAAAATCCGATAAAGCGCTTACGATCCGGGAAGCCAAACTCTCCGATGACTATAAGAAGCTCTTGAGACGAGTCCTGGAATGGACAAAGCAAGGCGAGGAACCAGACAAAAGTTTATAGCGGTTCCCGAAAGTAATCACGGATTGAATTGTGGGTGCCACTGCTGGCTTGTCCAGCAGTGCGATTTCATTCCGCGAAGACTATTGAGAATCTCTGTAGATCGATGGATTCATCAGGACCGTGGTCCGAGCAGGCCCCTGCCTGCCGCGCAAATTACCAAAGCTCCTACCATGACGCAGTTCATTTCTTGCGTGGTGCGGGAACAGCCAAGATTCCAATTTTGGGCATGCT
Coding sequences within:
- a CDS encoding amidase translates to MKRPDLEPSGAFVETVTVEPKGSGILTDLRFAAKDLIDLEGYKTSCGNPTWRDTHPVAATNAVCVDQLLFAGATCIGKTITDELAFGLDGENSFYGTPLNPKAPNRVPGGSSSGSASAVACGMADFALGTDTGGSIRVPASNCGIFGMRPSHGRISVAGVNPLAPTFDTVGVLACNCEVLAKAASVLLACDIPPGVEVGAVHLLEEAFAACDPEVKDAVARPVEMIKALFPGKVRKTSLQEIGEEASETGLRGWYHTYCHIQWAEIWSCLGGWVQDAKPEFGARTRVNFELVKNMDRQTIVKALRSREICFSLLKEFLGPNDLLCMPTTPTLAPNKGSLGIDRTTDRYFPRTLSMTAIAGIGRLPQVTLPVADASGVPVGLSLLAGQGRDAFLVAAAQMVASELFK